The stretch of DNA AAATAGGCCGCGGCCATCTGTCCGCTGCAGATCAGGGCCGCGAGGCGCGCGAAGAGACCAAGCGCCACCAGCAGCCCGCCCGCCAACTCGATGATGCCGGCGGCCCCCATGAGGGAGGCCAGTTCCGCGGTCGCGCCCAAACCATCCATGCCGCCGAAATAGCCGAACAGTTTCTGCGCGCCGTGCTGGGCGAACGCGAGGCCGACGACGATGCGCATGAGCGCGTAAGCGTAACGCGACAAGCCGTCCATGATCGAAC from Deltaproteobacteria bacterium encodes:
- a CDS encoding DoxX family protein, which codes for MDGLSRYAYALMRIVVGLAFAQHGAQKLFGYFGGMDGLGATAELASLMGAAGIIELAGGLLVALGLFARLAALICSGQMAAAYFMAHAGRSFWPIENGGELAVLFCFVFLYIASRGAGAFGFGLSRG